The genome window cggggccgggggggcccgccgccccccccccggccacccagggcccccccccgccgcttaACCCTTCCCGAACCCCCCGCGGAGACGGCGGGGGAGGGAAACGGCGCGgaccccctcccttccctccccccgaTTCCccgtggggaaactgaggcacggcttgggggggcacggggggcgtcgttggggccggggggcgttATTGGGGTCAGgggaggcaccggggggcaTCGTCGGGTTCGGGGGGCGTTATTGGAGTcggggggagcacggggggcgttatttggggtcggggggcgtcatgggggtcggggggagggcgggggggcgTCTTTGGagtcccccccccggccccttccccccagccccgtgtccccacccgCGACCCGGCAGCACCAGGGACAGCGCCAGCCCCGGACCAGCCCCGGGAATCCCGgttccccgcccccccctcgaCCCCCtcgaccccccgaccccccgaccccccccggcccggttGGGCCCGGTTGGGCCCGGTTCGGTTCCGCCCACCTTGTTCTTGACCTCGGCCGACAGCCCGTAGGCCGGCCCGCGGTTGAAGTTGCCGTTCGACATCGCCTCGGTTTGCCCGGTTCGGCCCGGTTTAGTCCGGTTCGGTCCGGTTTAGCCCGGTTCGGTCCCGGTTCGGCCCGGTTTAGCCCGGTTCGGTCCCGGTTTGGGTCTGGGCTGACCCGGTTTGGCCCGGATCGGATCGGTTCGGAGCTGATTCGGTACCGGTTCGGTCCCGGTTCGGTTCGGATCGGCTCCGGTTTGGCCCGGTTCGCTCCGGTTCGGCTCCGGTTCGGCCCCGGCTCGGTTCGGCcccgctcggctcggctcggttcgtcccggtcccggtcccggtcccggtcccggcgccgccgccgccacttTTAAAAGTCGGTGGCGGGCGCGGGGCCccccggcgcggggccgggccagCCAATGGGCGCCTCCCGCCGCGCTGACGTCACCGCGGGGGGGCGATGGCgtcattttttccacatttagCGGGGGGATcccgggatggggggggggtccgggtctccccccgacccccctcagcccccccgtctgtccgtccgtctgtccgggtgtccccccttcccctgcccgccccccccgggcatCCCTCGCCCTGTCcctccgtccgtccgtccgtccctctgtctgtccgtccctctatccgtctgtccgtctgtccgtctgtcaGGCCCCCTCCGTCCCTCTGTCCATCCCtctctgtccgtccgtccggccctctgtccgtccatccgtctgtccgtccgtcaGGCCCCCTCCGGCCCTCTGtccctctccccatcctcctgtCCTGTCCGTCCcgctgtctgtctgtctgtcaggCCCTCTCCATCCCTCTGTCCGTCCCTGTGTCCATCCCTCTGTCCAtccccctgcctgtccctctgtCCATCCCTCTGTCCgtccctctccatccctgtCCATCCCTCTGTCCAtccccctgcctgtccctctgtCCATCCCCCCGTCCCTCCCTGTGTCCATCCGTCTCCGTCcctctgtccgtccgtccgtccctcTCCATCGCCCTGTCCCTGTGTCCATCTCTCTCTCCGTCCCTCTGTCCATCCCCGTCTGTCCCCCATCCGTCCCTGTGTCCGTCCCTCTGTccgtccatctgtccatccCTCGCCATCCCCGTCTGTCCCCGTCTGTCCCCGTGTCCGTCCCCCTGTCtgtccctctccatccctgtCCGTCCCTCTGTCCGTCCTTCCCCCTCTGTCCATCCCCGTgtccgtccccgtgtccccctgtctgtccccctctgtccctctgtccATCCCTgtccgtccccgtgtccccctgtccgTCCATcccaacccccctccccatccccccccccccccccggtgccgtcACCGGATCGGACTCCGCGTgtggggggcggggcgggacgggggcgCTTCGTCACGGGCGGGGAATGCGCCCTCCGGTACCCCCCCTccggtacccccccccccctccggtaccccccccctccccctccggtaccccccctccccctccggTACCCCTCCCgtacccccctccccccgtaccccccctcccggtgccatccccccccgccccccccccagggccatTTGCCGAGGGGGTCCCGGgcggggggtcccatgggtgggggagggccggggggggccggggtcctgggaggggggggtcccatgggtgggggaggggcggccggggggaatcccgggggtgggggcggggggtccCGGTCCCtgccgccctccccccccccgcgcccggAGCCGCCGTTTCCATTTATAGCAGCGGCCGCCGCTCTGACGTCACCCTGCCCCCCTCGTGACGTCACCGCCAGCCTCGGGCTCTGACGTCACACGGTGGGCCCGCGGCCGTGAGGTCACCGCGGCTCCCCGGCCGTGACGTCACCGcggctccccggccccgccatCACCGCTGGGGCGCGCGCTGTGACGTCACGGGGGAATCCTCCGGAGCCCCGCGCGGGGATTGGCTGCgtctggccacgccccctgggTTGCCGGAATGCCCGCGGctcgccccgccccgcctcACCGATTGGCCGCGCCTGGCCCCGCCCCGCCTCGCCGGGATTGGCCgcgcctggccccgccccctgccccggAAGCGGTTCCCGGCGCCGGTGGCGGAGCCGGGCCCGGGGCGGGCGCCATGAGGCtgagcggggcgcggggcctgGCGCGGCTctgggggggcggcggcggcggcggtggcctgaaggtggggggggggcggggacaccggggggggggtatgtgggggtcacggggggcacggggccggcaCGGGGCCGGcaaggggccgggggggggcacgaggggaCGGCGatgggggatggggatgggggggaggggctgacctccccctgcccccccgcccccactAACTCTCCCCCCCTTTTCCtgtcccccctttccccccccaccccgtcccaCCCCCCTTCCCCTACCCCCTTTCCCCTGTCCCCGCCCCCCATCCCCCTTTCCCCTGTTCCCCCTTcccttgccccccccctttccccggGCCCCCCCTTCCCTtatctccctccttctcctatcccccctcccctctgTTCCCCCCCACCTCGTCCTCACCCCCCTCaccctgccccccttcccctatccccccatccccccttatcccccctcccccttcccccccgcctcccccctttcccttgtgcccccctcaccccccatccccccccgttcccctccgtcccccccccagcttgtCCGCCCCCTCTCCcacgcccccaaatcccccccagcccccagcccgcgcCCCCCTCCGACGAAGAAGAGGAGCGGCGCCGCGAGGGGCACCGCAGCCACGACGAGGCCGAGGCCGAAGACCCccgcgggggggccccgccgcctTCGCCGCCGCCCTGGAGGCCCTGGAGCGAGCCccggggcggcgccgggggcACCTGGAGCTGGTGCCGGCGGCGCTGGCGGCCATGGCGGCGCTGGGGGCGGCGCGGCAGCGCGAGGCCTACCACCGCCTGCTGCGCCTGCTGCCCCGCGGGCCCTGGCTGCCCCGGGGGGCGATCCAGCGCCTGCTGCACCCCTTCCCCCGGCAGCAGGAGTGCGGcctgcaggtgctggagcagatggAGCGATACGgtacggcgggggggggggcgggttcACGAAATACCCGAATTTCAGCGTTTTCCCCCGAAACGTCGTCGTTTTCCCCCCGAATCTCGTCCCCACCCCCAAGGTGTGATGCCGGACGCGCTTCCTGCTGCTCGGCGTCTTCGGCGCCCGACCCCCCCCAGCTTACCAAAATTTCGTCGTTTTCCCCCGAAATTTCATCGTTTTCCCCCAAACCTCGCCCCCCAGGTGTGATGCCGGacgcagctcctgctgctcggCATCTTCGGCTCCTGACCCCCCCTGGTTTACTGAAACACCatcatttccccccaaaatcccctccccaaatttcctcattttcccccaaatctcctgatttttccccccaaatcttGCTCCCCCCCCAGGCGCGATGCCGGACGCGGGGACGCGCTTCCTGCTGCTCGGCATCTTCGGCTCCTGACCCCCCGGTTTACcgaaatttcatctttttcccccaaacctcACCCCCCAGGCGTGATGCCGGACGCGGAGACGCGCTTCCTGCTGCTCAGCATCTTCGGCCCGCGCAGCCGCCCGGTGCGGAAGTGCCAGCGGATGCTGTACTGGCTGCCGCGGCTGCGCCACGCCGACCCccacccgctgccccccgcctgccccccggCCTCGCCGCCGCCCGCCTGGGCCTGCGCCGCATCGCCAACGACCCCGACGCGCGGCTCACCGTCTAccaggttggggggggggggcaccgtggCCCCCCCGTGGGGTTTTGGTGTCCCCCCTGCAGcgccccccatttcccccgtGGGGCACCGGTGTCACTGCGGCCCCCCCCTTGGGGTTTTGGTGCCCCCCTCCCATTTCCATCGCACAGGGCATGGGGGGGCACCGTGGCGCCCCCACTTTGGGGTctgatgtccccatcccccccccatttccccatggggcatgggggggggggcacaggtgGCACCGTGGCCCCCCCACTCGGGGTttcggtgtcccccccccccggtgaccccaaGCTTAcccacccctgcagcacccccacCCAGCCGGCGGCGCAGATGAGGGCTTGGTGCAGCCCTACATCATCGGTGAGCACCGGCGGGGGATAATTAACGTGTGGGGGGGCTAATTCAGGCaagggggggcactgggggggtcaCAGCCGGGCTcaccccccttccctccccccaggCAGCCAGAGCGAGGAGCAGCGCGAGCTGctggcccggcacggccccgcgcgGCCGGTGTTCG of Anser cygnoides isolate HZ-2024a breed goose chromosome 34, Taihu_goose_T2T_genome, whole genome shotgun sequence contains these proteins:
- the ECSIT gene encoding LOW QUALITY PROTEIN: evolutionarily conserved signaling intermediate in Toll pathway, mitochondrial (The sequence of the model RefSeq protein was modified relative to this genomic sequence to represent the inferred CDS: inserted 1 base in 1 codon) is translated as MPAARPAPPHRLAAPGPAPPRRDWPRLAPPPAPEAVPGAGGGAGPGAGAMRLSGARGLARLWGGGGGGGGLKVGGGRGHRGGGILSAPSPTPPNPPQPPARAPLRRRRGAAPRGAPQPRRGRGRRPPRGGPAAFAAALEALERAPGRRRGHLELVPAALAAMAALGAARQREAYHRLLRLLPRGPWLPRGAIQRLLHPFPRQQECGLQVLEQMERYGVMPDAETRFLLLSIFGPRSRPVRKCQRMLYWLPRLRHADPHPLPPAXPPGLAAARLGLRRIANDPDARLTVYQHPHPAGGADEGLVQPYIIGSQSEEQRELLARHGPARPVFVEGPFPLWLRSTRLEYYVLRGDPLPPPAGETPPDPERSLYYPLYLDLDLERGPWDDNNFDVDEVEEGPIFALCMAGAGDQRTLAKWLAGLQETNPVLGRTPVLFRLGGGTAAPQLWTPPRRAWQSPTPRA